In Deinococcus gobiensis I-0, one genomic interval encodes:
- a CDS encoding ABC transporter ATP-binding protein, giving the protein MSEAALLNPKASAIASPLTPALDIAGVHRRYGNFVALENVNLDIWPGEFVSIIGHSGCGKSTLLNLISGLDHPSEGSVKLLGRTITGPGPDRAMVFQNYSLLPWLSVRANVTEALRAARTDMNAAERDASTDHALKMVGLWPHQHKRPSALSGGQRQRVAIARAFAVQPRVLLLDEPFGALDAITKGKLQDELLGMWSTEGESGISNVVMVTHDIDEAIYLSDRIVVMSNGPRAHIHEVLTVDLPRPRDRTELVSHPTYLNLKAHMLHLLGTVLATHH; this is encoded by the coding sequence ATGTCTGAAGCCGCCCTGCTCAACCCCAAGGCTTCGGCCATCGCCTCACCGCTGACCCCGGCGCTGGACATCGCGGGCGTACACCGCCGCTACGGCAACTTCGTGGCGCTGGAGAACGTGAACCTGGACATCTGGCCCGGCGAGTTCGTGAGCATCATCGGGCACTCGGGCTGCGGCAAGAGCACGCTGCTCAACCTGATCTCGGGGCTGGACCACCCCAGCGAGGGCAGCGTGAAGCTGTTGGGCCGCACCATCACCGGCCCCGGCCCCGACCGCGCGATGGTGTTCCAGAACTACTCGCTGCTGCCCTGGCTGAGCGTGCGCGCCAACGTGACCGAGGCCCTGAGGGCCGCCCGCACCGACATGAACGCCGCCGAGCGCGACGCCTCGACCGACCACGCCCTGAAGATGGTCGGGCTGTGGCCGCACCAGCACAAGCGGCCCTCGGCCCTGTCGGGCGGGCAGCGCCAGCGCGTCGCCATCGCCCGCGCCTTCGCGGTGCAGCCGCGCGTGCTGCTGCTCGACGAGCCTTTCGGGGCGCTCGACGCCATCACCAAGGGCAAGCTGCAGGACGAACTGCTGGGCATGTGGAGCACCGAGGGCGAGAGCGGCATCAGCAACGTGGTGATGGTCACGCACGACATCGACGAGGCGATCTACCTCAGCGACCGCATCGTGGTCATGAGCAACGGCCCGCGCGCCCATATCCACGAGGTCCTGACCGTGGACCTGCCGCGCCCGCGCGACCGCACTGAACTGGTGAGCCACCCGACGTACCTGAACCTCAAGGCCCACATGCTGCACCTGCTGGGCACGGTCCTGGCGACCCACCACTGA
- a CDS encoding response regulator — translation MTSFAARSPALSAELMGAFYAEAGEVLADLRRGVAALDTVAPGAFVPALAPLSLLAHRLRGSAGLYGFAQFSVLCGLLERVLDARPELPAQERTDYVALLDTVCRVLEGSLDTLRAGGDDRDLGQAFTRQGGTEQLRALLRAVPAAFTLRAPAHAVPQADPDADPAGEGTGDTASELRGFVREQAEVWDYFAPEVREHLAALRAELARGEAGDLGVMFRAAHTIKGSAYMVGLNVLGDFAHGAEDLLGAVRAGDLGLNAGVQGLLEQAADLADDLLLTAEGGEPSGGAALLPRRLAHLSEGLRRMASGEAPLAPLSATPAPTAPAAAAAPAEPAQAVAEAAQRTSIRVPAAQIEGLLDQVGGAVTSRARLSNLLGRLADLERSMSDSQQRFQRAVRDFEERHLNPDLVQRDDAPMNSERPLTGQFAELEFDTYDDLNILSRSVTELSADFSEVRRNLSDTVAELQDENERLGKLLRGLRLAVNRTSRVPFTQATARLKRWAREQQGEEGSLPFDLVTEGEDIQVESSVLQRLTGPLMHLLTNAVSHGLGSAEGRVQAGKAARGQVWLRAAETGQFLEVTVADDGQGLDLDRVRERALTGGLRSAQELGRMGDDELARLILLPGLSTAAEVGRVAGRGVGMDAVATAVRQLGGELLIQTERGVGTAFTLRLPTAQRIMDLLQVRVGGPESPEVAFALASVRALRDVPAEQIVQEGGERYARFEGELVPVVDLRPLWGQPAGEVRSYRLVFLTSVIGMVAAQVGEFGELVEAGVTAPGLALGSLDYLSGLALAPSGEVRPVLEPAGLRRLSRRPQAWLRQETVAEKAPLRRLLLVDDSLSVRKLVGRMLERGGYEVHVAADGQEALDLLHLDPHFDAVVTDLEMPRVNGYELMEGLRSRFSTAALPMLVMTTRAGEKHQRLAFQLGATDYFTKPVNEPLLLRRLESLFAPQGLAAQALASRDATLEDWA, via the coding sequence ATGACCTCCTTCGCCGCGCGCTCCCCCGCCCTGAGCGCCGAACTGATGGGGGCGTTCTATGCCGAGGCCGGCGAGGTGCTCGCCGACCTGCGCCGGGGCGTCGCGGCGCTGGACACGGTCGCCCCGGGGGCCTTCGTCCCCGCCCTGGCCCCGCTGAGCCTGCTGGCCCACCGCCTGCGCGGCAGCGCCGGGCTGTACGGCTTCGCGCAGTTCTCGGTGCTGTGCGGGCTGCTCGAGCGCGTCCTGGACGCCCGCCCCGAGTTGCCCGCCCAGGAGCGGACCGACTACGTCGCCCTGCTGGACACGGTCTGCCGCGTGCTGGAAGGCAGCCTGGACACCCTGCGCGCCGGGGGCGACGACCGCGACCTGGGGCAGGCCTTCACGCGTCAGGGCGGCACCGAGCAGCTGCGCGCCCTGCTGCGCGCGGTGCCGGCGGCCTTCACGCTGCGCGCGCCGGCCCACGCGGTTCCCCAGGCCGACCCCGACGCCGACCCTGCTGGGGAGGGTACGGGCGACACGGCCTCCGAGCTGCGCGGCTTCGTGCGCGAGCAGGCCGAGGTCTGGGACTACTTCGCCCCGGAAGTGCGCGAGCACCTCGCCGCCCTGCGCGCCGAACTCGCGCGCGGCGAGGCCGGCGACCTCGGCGTGATGTTCCGCGCGGCCCACACCATCAAGGGCAGCGCCTACATGGTCGGCCTGAACGTGCTGGGCGATTTCGCGCACGGCGCCGAGGACCTGCTGGGCGCCGTGCGCGCCGGCGACCTGGGCCTGAACGCGGGCGTGCAGGGACTGCTCGAACAGGCGGCCGACCTGGCCGACGACCTGCTGCTCACGGCCGAGGGCGGCGAGCCGAGCGGCGGCGCGGCCCTGCTGCCCCGCCGCCTGGCGCACCTGAGCGAGGGCCTGCGGCGCATGGCGAGCGGCGAGGCCCCGTTGGCCCCCCTGTCGGCCACGCCCGCACCCACGGCCCCGGCGGCGGCCGCCGCTCCCGCCGAGCCGGCCCAGGCCGTCGCCGAGGCTGCGCAGCGCACCAGCATCCGTGTGCCGGCGGCGCAGATCGAAGGCCTGCTCGACCAGGTCGGCGGGGCCGTGACCTCGCGCGCGCGCCTCTCGAACCTGCTCGGCCGCCTGGCCGACCTCGAACGCAGCATGAGCGACAGCCAGCAGCGTTTCCAGCGCGCGGTGCGCGACTTCGAGGAACGCCACCTCAACCCTGACCTCGTGCAGCGCGACGACGCGCCCATGAACAGCGAGCGGCCCCTGACCGGGCAGTTCGCGGAGCTGGAATTCGACACCTACGACGACCTGAACATCCTCTCGCGCAGCGTGACCGAGCTGAGCGCCGACTTCTCGGAAGTGCGCCGCAACCTCAGCGACACGGTGGCCGAGTTGCAAGACGAGAACGAGCGCCTGGGCAAGCTGCTGCGCGGCCTGCGCCTCGCGGTGAACCGCACGAGCCGCGTGCCCTTCACGCAGGCCACCGCCCGCCTCAAGCGCTGGGCGCGCGAGCAGCAGGGCGAAGAAGGCAGCCTGCCCTTCGACCTCGTGACCGAAGGCGAGGACATCCAGGTCGAGAGCAGCGTGCTCCAGCGCCTGACCGGGCCGCTCATGCACCTGCTGACCAACGCGGTCTCGCACGGGCTGGGCAGCGCCGAGGGCCGCGTGCAGGCGGGCAAGGCCGCGCGCGGTCAGGTCTGGCTGCGCGCCGCCGAGACGGGACAGTTCCTAGAAGTCACGGTGGCCGACGACGGGCAGGGCCTGGATCTGGACCGCGTGCGCGAGCGCGCCCTGACCGGCGGCCTGCGTTCGGCGCAGGAACTCGGGCGCATGGGCGACGACGAACTCGCCCGCCTGATCCTGCTGCCGGGCCTCTCGACCGCCGCCGAGGTCGGCCGGGTGGCCGGGCGCGGCGTGGGCATGGACGCGGTGGCGACTGCCGTGCGCCAGCTGGGCGGCGAGCTGCTCATCCAGACCGAGCGCGGGGTCGGTACGGCCTTCACCCTGCGCCTGCCGACCGCGCAGCGCATCATGGACCTCCTGCAGGTACGCGTCGGCGGCCCCGAATCGCCGGAAGTCGCCTTCGCGCTGGCCTCGGTGCGCGCCCTGCGTGACGTGCCCGCCGAACAGATCGTGCAGGAGGGGGGCGAGCGCTATGCCCGCTTCGAGGGTGAACTGGTTCCGGTCGTGGACCTGCGCCCGCTGTGGGGCCAGCCGGCCGGCGAGGTGCGGTCGTACCGCCTCGTGTTCCTGACCTCGGTGATCGGCATGGTCGCCGCGCAGGTGGGCGAATTCGGCGAACTCGTCGAAGCCGGGGTCACGGCGCCGGGCCTGGCGCTGGGCTCGCTGGACTACCTCTCGGGCCTGGCGCTGGCACCCAGCGGCGAGGTGCGCCCCGTGCTGGAACCCGCCGGGCTGCGCCGCCTCTCGCGCCGTCCCCAGGCGTGGCTGCGCCAGGAGACGGTGGCCGAGAAGGCGCCGCTGCGCCGGCTGCTGCTCGTGGACGACTCGCTGAGCGTGCGCAAGCTCGTGGGCCGCATGCTCGAACGCGGCGGCTACGAGGTCCATGTGGCCGCCGACGGCCAGGAGGCGCTGGACCTGCTGCACCTCGACCCGCACTTCGACGCGGTCGTCACCGACCTGGAGATGCCGCGCGTGAACGGCTACGAACTCATGGAAGGGCTGCGCTCGCGCTTCAGCACCGCCGCCCTGCCCATGCTCGTCATGACCACCCGCGCGGGCGAGAAGCACCAGCGGCTGGCCTTCCAGCTCGGCGCGACCGACTACTTCACCAAACCCGTCAATGAGCCGCTGCTGCTGCGGCGCCTGGAATCGCTGTTCGCGCCCCAGGGCCTCGCCGCGCAGGCACTCGCCTCGCGCGACGCCACGCTGGAGGACTGGGCATGA
- a CDS encoding CmpA/NrtA family ABC transporter substrate-binding protein, with amino-acid sequence MTHDRRSFLKLAASTAAVTAATTLPQFARAQAKKPINIGFIALTDCASIVMAQELGYFKKYGVEVNVIKQASWAATRDGLLSGDLQAAHCLFGMPLSVYTGIGGPAGKELPIAMILDNNGQGIALENSFKAAGGDPKAAGEMIRKLVASGKAPTFAVTFPGGTHDIWMRYWLANAGVNQSKVGIITVPPPQMVANMKVGNMDGFCVGEPWPGVAVQQGIGFTHLTTQQLWRNHPEKALVLNKEFSARRDEVKAVMRAVLDASAWLDSLPNRRQAAKVISASKYVNASADVIEGRLEGKYDMGGIIGNKQFLGDQMMFSRAGQTNLPRHGHAIWFLAQYVRFGLLKTAPDYQAVAEKLIMDDLYREVAKEAGLKVPNDDMATIKTTIDGWTFDPKNPAAYIKAHPLPS; translated from the coding sequence ATGACCCACGACCGCCGCTCGTTCCTCAAGCTCGCCGCCAGCACCGCCGCCGTCACCGCCGCCACCACCCTGCCGCAGTTCGCCCGTGCCCAGGCCAAAAAGCCCATCAACATCGGCTTCATCGCCCTGACCGACTGCGCGAGCATCGTGATGGCCCAGGAACTCGGCTACTTCAAGAAGTACGGCGTCGAGGTGAACGTGATCAAGCAGGCGTCGTGGGCCGCGACCCGCGACGGGCTGCTCAGCGGCGACCTGCAAGCGGCGCACTGTCTGTTCGGCATGCCCCTGAGCGTGTACACCGGCATCGGCGGCCCGGCGGGCAAGGAACTGCCCATCGCCATGATCCTGGACAACAACGGCCAGGGCATCGCGCTGGAAAACAGCTTCAAGGCGGCGGGCGGCGACCCCAAGGCGGCGGGCGAGATGATCCGCAAGCTGGTCGCCTCGGGCAAGGCCCCGACCTTCGCCGTCACCTTCCCCGGCGGCACCCACGACATCTGGATGCGCTACTGGCTGGCGAACGCGGGCGTGAACCAGAGCAAGGTCGGCATCATCACCGTGCCGCCGCCCCAGATGGTCGCCAACATGAAGGTCGGCAACATGGACGGCTTCTGCGTGGGCGAGCCGTGGCCCGGCGTGGCCGTGCAGCAGGGCATCGGCTTCACGCACCTGACCACCCAGCAGCTGTGGCGCAACCACCCCGAGAAGGCGCTGGTGCTCAACAAGGAGTTCTCGGCCCGGCGCGACGAGGTCAAGGCCGTGATGCGCGCGGTGCTCGACGCCTCGGCGTGGCTCGACTCGCTGCCCAACCGCCGTCAGGCCGCCAAGGTCATCAGCGCCAGCAAGTACGTCAACGCCTCGGCCGACGTGATCGAGGGCCGCCTGGAGGGCAAGTACGACATGGGCGGCATCATCGGCAACAAGCAGTTCCTGGGCGACCAGATGATGTTCTCGCGCGCCGGCCAGACCAACCTGCCCCGCCACGGCCACGCCATCTGGTTCCTGGCCCAGTACGTGCGCTTCGGGCTCCTCAAGACCGCGCCCGACTACCAGGCGGTGGCCGAGAAACTCATCATGGACGACCTGTACCGCGAGGTCGCCAAGGAAGCGGGCCTCAAGGTGCCGAACGACGACATGGCGACCATCAAGACGACCATCGACGGCTGGACCTTCGACCCCAAGAACCCGGCCGCCTACATCAAGGCCCACCCGCTGCCGAGCTGA
- a CDS encoding DUF2945 domain-containing protein yields the protein MTTFKKGDRVKWSSHGGEAHGEVVRVAHEDGEVQGFHYRASKDDPRYIVKLEDGRHAAHTADALSKA from the coding sequence ATGACGACCTTCAAGAAGGGTGACCGGGTGAAGTGGAGCAGCCACGGCGGCGAGGCGCACGGTGAGGTGGTGCGCGTGGCGCACGAGGACGGCGAGGTGCAGGGCTTCCACTACCGCGCGAGCAAGGACGACCCGCGATACATCGTGAAGCTGGAGGACGGCCGCCACGCCGCCCATACCGCCGACGCGCTCTCGAAGGCCTGA
- a CDS encoding response regulator: MPEILIVDDSVSVRKALEITFRNHALDSRSASSGEQALDMLDEAAACDLLMVDVIMPGMSGLELCSRLKADARSAHLPVILMSGNVDDEVRAQAREAGASGVLRKPFRSEELIPLVQEVLAAHRQTAGDAEATGPAPAAPAIDDGDLGALNALLQTYEDHPQVRDVVILDRQGQPLKQTGNVLPENIQLFARFFTNTAGVLGRQMLGEDIDQVSIRYGAHQMVIHNLPGHFVVVLMGAPESAARVVN, encoded by the coding sequence ATGCCTGAAATCCTGATCGTCGACGACAGTGTCAGCGTCCGCAAGGCGCTGGAAATCACCTTCCGCAATCACGCCCTGGACAGCCGCAGCGCCTCAAGCGGTGAGCAGGCCCTGGACATGCTCGACGAGGCCGCCGCCTGCGACCTGCTGATGGTGGACGTGATCATGCCCGGCATGAGCGGCCTGGAGCTGTGCAGCCGCCTGAAGGCCGACGCCCGCTCGGCGCACCTGCCCGTGATCCTGATGAGCGGCAACGTGGACGACGAGGTCCGCGCCCAGGCCCGCGAGGCCGGGGCCAGCGGCGTGCTGCGCAAGCCCTTCCGCTCCGAGGAACTGATTCCCCTCGTGCAGGAGGTGCTCGCCGCCCACCGTCAGACGGCCGGCGACGCCGAGGCCACCGGGCCGGCCCCCGCCGCGCCCGCCATCGACGACGGCGACCTGGGGGCACTGAACGCCCTGCTCCAGACCTACGAGGACCACCCGCAGGTGCGCGACGTGGTGATCCTGGACCGCCAGGGCCAGCCGCTCAAGCAGACCGGCAACGTGCTGCCCGAGAATATCCAGCTGTTCGCCCGTTTCTTCACGAACACGGCCGGCGTGCTGGGCCGCCAGATGCTGGGCGAGGACATCGACCAGGTCAGCATCCGCTACGGCGCGCACCAGATGGTCATCCACAACCTGCCGGGTCATTTCGTGGTCGTGCTGATGGGCGCGCCCGAGTCGGCGGCGCGCGTCGTCAACTGA
- the cynS gene encoding cyanase yields the protein MTPDTLISTDTLTPSATRPTRAELLAQIGAARQERGLTLTNLGAQLGADRVWLGAALQGQHPMPAPMAASLLGLLGLPESGAPVLTAFVSRGSFETLPPTDPTIYRLYEVLQVYGPTLKTLIHEEFGDGIMSAINFRLELGREAHPDGDRVTIKMAGKFLPYHWATPETK from the coding sequence ATGACCCCAGATACCCTGATCAGCACAGACACCCTGACCCCCTCCGCCACCCGGCCCACGCGCGCCGAACTGCTCGCGCAGATCGGGGCGGCCCGCCAGGAGCGTGGCCTGACCCTGACCAACCTGGGCGCGCAGCTCGGGGCCGACCGCGTGTGGCTCGGGGCGGCCCTGCAAGGCCAGCACCCCATGCCCGCCCCGATGGCCGCCTCCCTGCTGGGGCTGCTGGGCCTGCCGGAAAGCGGCGCGCCGGTCCTGACCGCCTTCGTGTCGCGCGGGTCCTTCGAGACCCTGCCTCCCACCGACCCCACCATCTACCGGCTGTACGAGGTGCTTCAGGTGTACGGCCCCACCCTCAAGACCCTGATCCACGAGGAATTCGGCGACGGAATCATGAGCGCCATCAACTTCCGGCTGGAGCTGGGCCGCGAGGCCCACCCCGACGGCGACCGCGTGACGATCAAGATGGCGGGCAAATTCCTGCCGTACCACTGGGCGACGCCCGAAACGAAGTAA
- a CDS encoding sensor domain-containing diguanylate cyclase produces the protein MIRGPVPTDEAARLLDLNGYGILDTPAEENYDRIVRLASRLLGTPVAVLNFVDEHRHWNKAATGAERAELARTDAPCAWTIMEDAPLVVPDLTADERFEGLGLVQDGARMYAGTPLITPRGHRIGTLCVFDTAPRQPTSDDLLILQDLAALAVSELELRSHTSELSRQLDAQELYAAGLRRELSNAQTLEAVTALSNMNGTPEEITVHAAQLLGQAVGADWTGLVTVREQGTQVHVVQMQQDFPAPLAQLLQQSSTQSRGVTATLLDAQQNVYVDHYAAHPASLPNAAGLGLRAIAWVPLGLWGQERAVLAVLRAGGEERRPWRASDRALLEAAGRSIRSAMQRHDALAAATRISKQDSLTGVGNRRALEEALCEAAPDSDWTVSLMDLDGFKSLNDTAGHAEGDKALRVFAGALAAEFALDGQVYRLGGDEFVLLLPGLWAEADVLDRIDLAVLAVRQVAPTPLGVSLGSATTQEGALEDLLGRADRRMYAAKRRRKTRAPVGV, from the coding sequence ATGATTCGGGGACCTGTGCCGACAGACGAGGCCGCTAGACTTCTGGACCTCAACGGTTACGGCATCCTGGATACCCCTGCCGAGGAAAACTACGACCGCATCGTGCGCCTGGCGTCGCGGCTGCTGGGCACCCCCGTCGCCGTCCTGAATTTCGTGGACGAGCACCGCCACTGGAACAAGGCCGCGACCGGGGCAGAACGCGCCGAGCTGGCCCGCACCGACGCGCCCTGCGCCTGGACGATCATGGAGGACGCGCCGCTGGTCGTGCCTGACCTGACGGCCGACGAGCGTTTCGAGGGCCTGGGGCTGGTGCAGGACGGAGCCAGGATGTACGCGGGGACCCCGCTGATCACGCCGCGCGGCCACCGTATCGGGACGCTATGCGTGTTCGATACCGCCCCCCGGCAGCCGACCAGCGACGACCTGCTGATCTTGCAGGACCTCGCCGCGCTGGCGGTCAGCGAACTGGAGCTGCGGTCCCATACGAGCGAGCTGAGCCGGCAGCTGGACGCCCAGGAGCTGTACGCCGCCGGGCTGCGGCGCGAGCTGAGCAACGCCCAGACGCTGGAGGCGGTCACGGCCCTGAGCAACATGAACGGCACTCCGGAGGAGATCACCGTCCACGCCGCGCAGCTGCTCGGGCAGGCGGTCGGGGCCGACTGGACCGGGCTGGTGACGGTCCGGGAACAGGGCACGCAGGTCCATGTGGTGCAGATGCAGCAGGATTTCCCTGCGCCTCTGGCCCAGCTGCTCCAGCAGTCCAGCACCCAGAGCCGGGGCGTGACGGCCACCCTGCTCGACGCGCAGCAGAACGTGTATGTGGACCACTACGCCGCCCACCCCGCCTCGCTGCCCAATGCGGCCGGGCTGGGCCTGCGCGCCATCGCCTGGGTGCCGCTGGGCCTGTGGGGTCAGGAGCGCGCGGTCCTGGCGGTCCTGCGGGCCGGGGGCGAGGAGCGGCGGCCCTGGCGCGCCAGCGACCGCGCCCTGCTGGAAGCGGCGGGCCGCAGCATCCGCAGCGCCATGCAGCGCCACGACGCGCTGGCGGCCGCCACCCGCATCTCCAAACAGGACTCCCTGACCGGCGTCGGCAACCGCCGCGCCCTGGAGGAGGCGCTGTGTGAGGCCGCCCCGGACAGCGACTGGACCGTGAGTCTCATGGACCTCGACGGCTTCAAGAGCCTCAACGACACTGCCGGACACGCCGAGGGCGACAAGGCGCTGCGGGTCTTCGCCGGGGCGCTGGCGGCCGAGTTCGCGCTCGACGGTCAGGTGTACCGGCTGGGCGGCGACGAGTTCGTGCTGCTGCTGCCGGGCCTGTGGGCCGAGGCCGACGTGCTGGACCGCATCGACCTCGCGGTGCTGGCGGTGCGGCAGGTCGCGCCTACGCCGCTGGGCGTGAGCCTCGGCAGCGCGACGACGCAGGAAGGCGCACTGGAGGACCTGCTGGGGCGCGCCGACCGGCGCATGTACGCCGCCAAGCGCCGCCGCAAGACCAGAGCGCCGGTCGGCGTCTGA
- a CDS encoding MFS transporter, with the protein MTHSPAAPALTADARRVVAWSTTGFTLMFAVWVMFAIVALPIRKQFGLSDAQFALLTAIPVLTGSLLRLPAGLLADRLGGKKLFLGVTFVTAAFALALAFAHSFSMILALALGVGLAGVSFAVGNAWIAQWVPAARQGLALGTFGAGNAGASLTKLAAPLLVGLVPAGLLIPGGWHFVPFLFALLLLGVGLLTARFTPADLPRQTTRTLGDWLRPLGNAQVWRFGLYYVVFFGAYVALSLYLPKFYVDHSGVPLAEAGLLTALFIFPASLLRPLGGYLSDRFGPRGVTVAAFAVMLLGLLPLTRELALVPFVLLTTVVGVGMGVGKASTYTLVAQWYPGQMGVVGGLVGLLGGLGGFILPLTFAALAPSLGAGAAFMTLLVLTGFSGLVFLGSMLRLRSLGRQPSLV; encoded by the coding sequence ATGACCCACTCCCCCGCCGCTCCCGCCCTGACCGCCGACGCCCGCCGGGTGGTCGCCTGGTCCACCACCGGCTTCACGCTGATGTTCGCCGTATGGGTGATGTTCGCCATCGTGGCGCTGCCCATCCGCAAGCAGTTCGGGCTCAGCGACGCGCAGTTCGCGCTGCTGACCGCCATTCCGGTCCTCACGGGGTCGCTGCTGCGGCTGCCCGCCGGGCTGCTCGCCGACCGCCTGGGCGGCAAGAAACTGTTCCTGGGCGTGACCTTCGTGACGGCCGCCTTTGCGCTGGCGCTGGCCTTCGCACACAGCTTCAGCATGATCCTGGCCCTGGCGCTGGGCGTGGGTCTCGCGGGCGTGAGCTTCGCGGTCGGCAACGCCTGGATCGCGCAGTGGGTCCCCGCCGCGCGCCAGGGCCTCGCGCTGGGCACCTTCGGGGCCGGCAACGCGGGGGCCAGCCTCACCAAGCTGGCCGCGCCGCTGCTCGTCGGGCTGGTGCCGGCCGGGCTGCTCATTCCCGGCGGCTGGCATTTCGTGCCCTTCCTGTTCGCGCTGCTGCTGCTGGGCGTGGGCCTGCTCACGGCGCGCTTTACCCCCGCCGACCTCCCCCGGCAGACCACGCGCACGCTGGGCGACTGGCTACGGCCACTGGGCAACGCGCAGGTCTGGCGTTTCGGGCTGTACTACGTGGTGTTTTTCGGCGCCTACGTGGCCCTGAGCCTGTACCTGCCCAAATTCTACGTGGACCACTCTGGCGTGCCGCTGGCCGAGGCCGGGCTGCTCACGGCGCTGTTCATCTTTCCGGCCAGCCTACTGCGCCCGCTGGGCGGCTACCTCAGCGACCGCTTCGGGCCGCGCGGCGTGACGGTCGCGGCCTTCGCAGTCATGCTGCTGGGGCTGCTGCCCCTGACCCGCGAGCTGGCACTGGTGCCTTTCGTGCTGCTGACCACCGTGGTCGGCGTGGGCATGGGCGTGGGCAAGGCCAGCACCTACACCCTGGTCGCGCAGTGGTACCCCGGCCAGATGGGCGTGGTCGGCGGGCTGGTGGGGCTGCTGGGCGGCCTGGGCGGCTTCATCCTGCCGCTGACCTTCGCGGCGCTGGCCCCCAGCCTGGGCGCGGGCGCGGCGTTCATGACCCTGCTGGTCCTGACCGGCTTCAGCGGCCTCGTATTTCTGGGCAGCATGTTGCGTCTGCGGTCACTGGGCCGGCAACCGTCGCTGGTGTGA
- a CDS encoding DUF4388 domain-containing protein codes for MSADQGTVRLLTILSDPSRAALYAALARQAGMDVLEADGGLPALTQLERTPVSAVVCDAQLSDMSGAEFAEVLAETFPDRTPPLHLLSPGGEMETTPQMFRQVMRSLDRSPHLLGAPLCEEAPSQLQGQLVDFPLGDLLAWVGEMGLHGHWTVDLGTELFSPGAYLLMQAGDVVYAEYAGLSGKAAMTALMRAVEQTEHAGFRFCAVAAPLPVPRMTDLHLSTSRLLLEVAVDLDHAHSGPVPHRSLS; via the coding sequence ATGAGCGCCGACCAGGGCACCGTCCGGCTGCTGACCATCCTCTCCGACCCCTCACGCGCGGCGCTGTACGCGGCGCTTGCCCGGCAGGCCGGCATGGACGTGCTGGAGGCCGACGGCGGCCTGCCCGCGCTGACGCAGCTCGAACGCACGCCGGTCTCGGCCGTGGTGTGCGACGCCCAGCTCTCCGACATGAGCGGCGCCGAATTCGCGGAGGTGCTGGCCGAGACCTTCCCGGACCGGACGCCGCCCCTGCACCTCCTGAGCCCCGGCGGCGAAATGGAAACCACGCCGCAGATGTTCCGGCAGGTCATGCGCTCGCTCGACCGCTCGCCGCACCTGCTGGGCGCGCCGCTGTGCGAGGAGGCCCCCTCGCAGCTCCAGGGCCAGCTCGTGGATTTCCCGCTGGGCGACCTGCTCGCCTGGGTGGGCGAGATGGGGCTGCACGGCCACTGGACCGTGGACCTGGGCACCGAACTGTTCTCGCCGGGCGCCTACCTGCTCATGCAGGCGGGCGACGTGGTGTATGCCGAGTACGCCGGGCTGAGCGGCAAGGCGGCCATGACCGCGCTGATGCGCGCCGTCGAGCAGACGGAGCACGCCGGGTTCCGGTTCTGCGCCGTAGCCGCTCCACTGCCGGTGCCGCGCATGACCGACCTGCACCTCTCGACCTCCCGCCTGCTGCTCGAGGTCGCCGTGGACCTCGACCACGCCCATTCCGGGCCGGTCCCGCACCGGTCCCTGTCCTGA
- the ntrB gene encoding nitrate ABC transporter permease — protein MTTTRPTSAPVSAPPAAPRRVDLRAPLQGLGFFVLGLALLALVYAGAAALRPDLPSLGVIATTLVGLLRDPWYNRGPNDQGILNLLMSSLTRVFSGFALGALVAIPLGVVMGSIPGIRRVLDPVVQLLRPVSPLAWFPIGLTLFKSAEPATVFIIFITALWPTVINTAFGVSGVPQDFKNVARVFRFTPGQYVFRVLMPYALPHIVTGLRISFGIAWMVIVAAEMLSGKSGIGFYVWDAWNALNLANVVCAILIIGVTGFLFDRLFNLLEKKVSYV, from the coding sequence ATGACCACGACCCGCCCCACCAGTGCCCCCGTTTCCGCGCCCCCCGCCGCGCCGCGCCGCGTAGACCTGCGCGCGCCCTTGCAAGGGCTGGGCTTTTTCGTGCTGGGTCTGGCCCTGCTCGCGCTGGTGTACGCCGGGGCCGCCGCCCTGCGCCCGGACCTGCCCAGCCTGGGCGTGATCGCCACGACCCTCGTGGGCCTGCTGCGCGACCCCTGGTACAACCGTGGCCCCAACGACCAGGGCATCCTGAACCTGCTCATGTCGTCGCTGACGCGCGTGTTCTCGGGCTTCGCGCTCGGGGCGCTCGTCGCCATTCCGCTGGGCGTCGTGATGGGCAGCATTCCGGGCATCCGCAGGGTGCTCGACCCGGTGGTGCAGCTGCTGCGCCCGGTCTCGCCGCTGGCGTGGTTTCCCATCGGCCTGACGCTGTTCAAGTCGGCCGAGCCGGCGACGGTGTTCATCATCTTCATCACGGCGCTGTGGCCCACCGTCATCAACACGGCCTTCGGGGTCAGCGGCGTGCCCCAGGACTTCAAGAACGTGGCGCGCGTGTTCCGCTTCACGCCGGGGCAGTACGTCTTCCGGGTGCTGATGCCCTACGCCCTGCCCCACATCGTGACCGGCCTGCGGATTTCGTTCGGCATCGCGTGGATGGTCATCGTGGCCGCCGAGATGCTCAGCGGCAAGAGCGGCATCGGCTTCTACGTCTGGGACGCCTGGAACGCCCTGAACCTGGCGAACGTGGTGTGCGCCATTCTCATCATCGGCGTGACCGGCTTCCTGTTCGACCGCCTGTTCAACCTGCTGGAAAAGAAGGTGTCGTATGTCTGA